The Treponema medium genome has a window encoding:
- a CDS encoding GNAT family N-acetyltransferase, whose protein sequence is MYIKKLIGTQCYLSPLNLEDAEQYAVWLNDMEILENLTLMTSVVTVDSEREFLKTLAQAHNYGIIDIKTDQLIGNIGFKDIDQLHRTTEIGIFIGNKSYWDKGYGQEALSLLLDYAFKKLNLHTILLRVYDFNQRAIACYGKVGFKKIGEIRDGFIRNMEYHNIIMMDILPADFYDVNPQYKIEK, encoded by the coding sequence ATGTACATAAAAAAACTAATAGGCACCCAATGCTATCTTTCGCCGCTTAACCTTGAAGATGCCGAACAGTATGCCGTTTGGCTGAACGATATGGAAATTCTCGAAAATCTAACATTGATGACATCGGTTGTTACCGTCGACAGCGAAAGAGAATTCCTAAAAACACTTGCGCAAGCTCACAATTATGGCATCATCGACATTAAAACCGATCAATTAATCGGCAATATAGGCTTTAAAGACATCGATCAGCTCCATCGGACAACAGAAATCGGCATCTTCATCGGCAATAAGAGCTATTGGGATAAGGGATACGGGCAAGAAGCCTTATCGCTATTGCTGGATTATGCTTTCAAAAAGCTCAACCTGCATACTATTCTGTTACGAGTCTATGACTTTAATCAGCGGGCGATCGCGTGCTACGGAAAAGTCGGCTTCAAAAAAATCGGCGAAATCCGCGACGGTTTCATCAGAAATATGGAGTATCACAACATCATTATGATGGACATCCTGCCGGCAGATTTTTACGACGTAAATCCTCAATATAAAATTGAAAAATAA
- a CDS encoding acetate kinase translates to MVILTLNCGSSSVKYQVYDWDNKSVLASGVVERVTQPGSVITHEAKGKDKYVLESPCPTHTHAVELIIKTLTDSSVGVITDMNVIKAVGHRVTHGGDKFIKSVIVTPEILNTFREVQDLGPLHNPANIMGIEAAQKVLPNVPHCAVIDTAWHQTMPETSFMYAIPHEWYEKYSARRYGFHGTSFLYTAKRAAVILGKKPEDTNIVIAHIGNGASMCCVKQGKCFDTSMGLTPLEGLVMGTRSGDCDPALPFYIMRKTGMTPAEMDTALNKKSGLLGVTGQYVDRRDVSKAMEEGDKRARLAFNMEVYRLQKYFGAYIAALGQKPDAIVFTAGVGEFGFDTRLAVCEGLTHLGIKIDPNKNALARTRNAETCISADDSPVKIFVIPTDEELVMTEDAYALMKGTYDVHTKFTYSFQSPDYVNKARAEGLKKDLEKKPELANIVVKIPGAR, encoded by the coding sequence ATGGTTATTTTGACATTGAACTGCGGCAGTTCTTCGGTAAAGTATCAGGTGTATGATTGGGACAATAAGAGTGTCCTCGCATCGGGTGTTGTAGAGCGGGTAACCCAGCCCGGCAGCGTTATTACCCACGAGGCAAAGGGAAAAGACAAATATGTGCTGGAAAGCCCCTGCCCCACCCATACCCATGCGGTTGAGCTTATCATTAAAACACTGACGGATTCGTCCGTAGGTGTTATCACCGACATGAATGTGATTAAAGCTGTCGGCCACCGCGTAACCCACGGCGGAGATAAGTTTATCAAATCGGTTATCGTAACCCCCGAAATTCTCAACACGTTCCGCGAAGTGCAGGATTTAGGGCCGCTGCACAATCCCGCCAATATTATGGGTATCGAGGCTGCTCAGAAAGTACTGCCGAATGTTCCGCACTGTGCGGTTATCGACACGGCGTGGCATCAGACTATGCCCGAAACAAGCTTTATGTATGCCATCCCCCACGAATGGTACGAAAAATATTCCGCCCGCCGTTACGGCTTCCACGGCACCAGCTTCCTCTACACGGCAAAGCGGGCAGCCGTCATCCTCGGAAAAAAGCCGGAGGATACCAATATCGTCATCGCCCATATCGGGAACGGCGCTTCGATGTGCTGCGTTAAGCAGGGCAAGTGTTTCGATACCTCGATGGGACTAACCCCCTTGGAAGGCTTGGTTATGGGTACCCGCTCCGGCGACTGCGACCCTGCCCTCCCTTTCTATATTATGCGGAAAACTGGCATGACACCGGCGGAAATGGATACCGCCTTGAACAAGAAATCAGGCTTGCTCGGCGTTACCGGACAATATGTTGACCGCCGCGATGTTTCTAAGGCAATGGAAGAAGGCGATAAACGGGCACGGCTCGCCTTTAATATGGAAGTATATCGCTTGCAAAAATACTTCGGCGCCTATATCGCCGCGCTTGGTCAAAAACCGGATGCAATCGTCTTCACCGCCGGCGTTGGAGAATTCGGCTTCGACACCCGGCTCGCCGTCTGCGAAGGCTTAACCCATCTCGGTATCAAGATTGATCCCAATAAGAATGCGCTTGCCCGCACCCGCAACGCGGAAACCTGCATCAGCGCTGATGACTCGCCGGTAAAGATATTCGTTATCCCCACCGACGAAGAGCTCGTTATGACGGAAGACGCGTATGCATTGATGAAGGGAACCTACGACGTGCATACCAAGTTCACCTATTCATTCCAATCGCCCGACTATGTCAACAAGGCTCGTGCGGAAGGCTTAAAAAAAGACCTTGAAAAAAAACCGGAGCTTGCAAACATCGTCGTAAAGATTCCCGGCGCACGGTAA
- a CDS encoding HNH endonuclease signature motif containing protein has protein sequence MSSIKNIFHIIKYTQDELQEIFKGNYSDRYANAIKGIPVYKITDNTLLPGEVFRKYPENENICYADFREYLVGKEKIEKEIFVSNLGRIKIGNNVVKQYHIDYGYLKVNIINKYFYNVYRIVAETWCECPVKRTTPDWSVHHINNNGFDNRPDNLIWVNNKEHSYIEKYNKKKMIDILKEKKNFLLNKGINIYSEQIIKDALEDYYLLSGKKVDKLLVEYLKKYNFNREDFPNIIINTEWKSS, from the coding sequence GTGTCTTCAATTAAAAATATTTTTCATATAATTAAATATACTCAAGATGAATTACAAGAAATATTTAAAGGTAATTACTCTGATAGATATGCAAATGCAATAAAAGGAATACCTGTTTATAAAATTACTGACAACACGTTACTCCCAGGAGAAGTTTTTAGAAAATATCCAGAAAATGAAAATATATGTTATGCAGATTTTAGAGAATATTTAGTAGGTAAAGAAAAAATAGAGAAAGAAATATTTGTAAGTAATTTAGGAAGAATAAAAATAGGAAATAATGTAGTTAAACAATATCATATTGATTATGGATATTTAAAAGTAAATATAATAAATAAATATTTTTATAATGTATATAGAATAGTTGCAGAAACATGGTGTGAATGCCCAGTGAAAAGAACAACACCGGATTGGAGTGTTCATCACATAAATAATAATGGTTTTGATAATCGACCAGACAATTTAATTTGGGTTAATAATAAAGAACATAGCTATATTGAAAAATATAATAAGAAAAAGATGATAGATATTTTAAAAGAAAAGAAAAACTTTTTGCTAAATAAGGGAATAAATATTTATTCAGAACAGATAATTAAAGATGCATTGGAAGATTATTATCTATTGTCAGGGAAAAAGGTTGACAAACTATTAGTCGAATACCTTAAAAAGTATAATTTCAATAGAGAAGATTTCCCGAATATAATAATAAATACAGAATGGAAAAGTAGCTAA